The following are encoded in a window of Prochlorococcus marinus CUG1417 genomic DNA:
- the gorA gene encoding glutathione-disulfide reductase has protein sequence MEFEFDLIVVGAGSGGLAAAKRAASYGAKVAIVEVNKIGGTCVIRGCVPKKLMVYAAKCKENMDSSEGYGLKNEGINFESNILLKNVRKEVSRLSNLHRNSLNKLNITIFEGLGRFTNQNELEIICPKTKKIKNKISSKKILISVGGKPKKLDIPGIDLAWTSDDIFELENFPKSILIVGGGYIACEFASIFRNLGTQVTQLIRGQHLLNGFDEDLSLCLEESPTFTEINIISNTQLKTIERVNGNLESTLDSGVKLLTNNILIATGREPNLLPLNLDFLNLKMDGQYLDVDEFNQTSNANIFAIGDIINKPNLTPVAIEQGRVFSDNFFNDQKRKVNYENIPKAVFTIPEISTVGLSERKAIEIHSEKNIRIFKCKFTPMSNTFKENKSKCLLKIVVHKLTDKVLGCHMFGETSSEIIQMVSISLNAGITKKDFDITMALHPTISEEFVTMYG, from the coding sequence TTGGAATTTGAATTCGATTTAATTGTTGTTGGAGCTGGATCTGGGGGGCTCGCGGCGGCTAAACGTGCAGCAAGCTATGGAGCTAAAGTTGCAATCGTAGAAGTAAATAAAATAGGAGGAACTTGTGTGATAAGGGGTTGTGTCCCCAAAAAATTGATGGTTTATGCAGCTAAATGTAAAGAAAATATGGATTCTTCTGAAGGATATGGATTAAAAAATGAAGGCATTAATTTTGAATCAAATATTTTATTGAAGAATGTTAGAAAGGAGGTTTCTAGATTAAGTAATTTACATAGAAATTCTTTAAATAAACTTAACATAACTATTTTTGAGGGCTTAGGAAGATTTACGAATCAAAATGAATTAGAAATAATTTGTCCAAAAACAAAGAAAATTAAAAACAAAATAAGTTCAAAGAAAATTCTTATTTCAGTTGGTGGTAAACCAAAGAAATTGGATATTCCTGGGATAGATTTGGCATGGACTAGTGATGATATTTTTGAATTAGAAAATTTCCCCAAATCAATATTAATAGTTGGAGGTGGATATATTGCTTGTGAATTTGCTTCTATTTTCAGAAATTTAGGCACTCAAGTAACTCAATTAATAAGAGGCCAACATTTACTTAATGGTTTTGATGAAGATCTTTCTCTCTGCCTAGAGGAATCGCCTACTTTTACTGAAATAAATATAATTTCAAATACTCAACTAAAGACTATCGAGAGGGTAAATGGAAATCTAGAATCTACCTTGGACTCGGGTGTTAAACTCCTAACTAACAATATCCTTATTGCTACAGGCAGAGAACCAAATCTTTTGCCTTTAAATTTAGATTTTTTAAATCTAAAGATGGATGGCCAATATTTAGATGTTGATGAATTTAATCAAACAAGCAACGCAAACATTTTTGCAATTGGCGACATTATAAATAAACCAAACTTAACTCCAGTCGCGATAGAACAAGGAAGAGTTTTTTCGGATAATTTTTTTAATGACCAAAAAAGAAAAGTAAATTATGAAAATATCCCTAAGGCCGTTTTTACTATTCCAGAAATTTCAACAGTTGGCTTAAGTGAGAGAAAAGCTATAGAAATTCACTCTGAAAAAAATATAAGAATTTTCAAATGCAAATTTACCCCTATGTCTAATACTTTTAAAGAGAATAAATCAAAATGTTTATTGAAAATTGTAGTTCATAAGTTAACTGATAAAGTCCTGGGATGCCATATGTTTGGAGAAACATCATCTGAGATTATTCAGATGGTATCAATTTCATTAAATGCAGGAATAACAAAAAAAGACTTTGATATTACTATGGCTTTGCACCCAACCATCTCAGAAGAGTTTGTGACTATGTATGGATAA